The Erwinia sorbitola nucleotide sequence TTAATCGCTGAAGCCTGGCCTGCCAATAAGCGTAACCGCGCTTCCGCCTGGGTAGGCATGGGCTGGCAGCTTGGCGTGCTGCTGGCAGCATTTATCACTCCGGTTCTGCTGGAGGTGATCGGCTGGCGCGGTATGTTCCTTGTTGGCCTGCTGCCCGCGCTGGCTTCTTTTGTCATTCGCCGTGGTATGGGCGAGCCGGAGGCATTTACTCAGCATGTTGATGTGAATCAGGGGCTGTCATTTAGCGCACGTATTAAGCTGCTGTTCGCGGATGCTGCTACAACTAAAGCCAGTATCGGCATCTTTATCCTCTGTTCAGTACAAAATTTTGGCTACTACGGTCTGATGATCTGGATGCCAAGCTATCTCTCCTCGAACTTCGGCTTCTCGCTGACAAAATCCGGGCTGTGGACTGCGGTGACGGTGGTGGGAATGACCTTTGGTATCTGGCTGTTTGGTCTGCTGGCTGACCGCTTCTCTCGCTGGAAAATCTTCCTGGTGTATCAGTTTGGCGCGGTGGTGATGGTGGTGGTCTATGCACAGCTGCGTGATCCTGGCACCATGCTGTTTACCGGCGCGCTGATGGGCATGTTTGTCAACGGTATGATTGGTGGCTACGGTGCGCTGATTTCTGATACCTACCCGGTAAAAGTGCGTGCTACGGCACAGAACGTTCTGTTTAATCTGGGGCGTGGTGTCGGCGGATTCGGGCCACTGGTCATTGGTCTGTTGGTCAGCCAGTGGTCGTTTACGGCAGCTATCACCATGCTGGCGCTGATCTATCTGCTGGATATTGCCGCTACGCTGTTTTTGCTGCCGAAAAAACAGGGCCAGGATGACGTGCTGGGTGCGATTGGTTAACTGATTTTGTCCTGCGCTTAACTGCTGGCGCAGGGCTTTTTATTTTTTACCCCCCTCGCGATTTATCCTCTATTAGTGTGGATTTCTTCATAGTTACAATTAAAAACATCCTAACGAAAGTTAGCCGGTAATTAATATATGCGACTGTTTCTTTCGCGTAAAAATAATAACCCAGCTTGTTTGTGTTATTTTTTATTGGTATTCAGTATTTAACTCTTCAAATTTGTGTTCGTCCGGCTTTTTTAGCTATATTTTGTTGTTTACATGAAGTAAGAACCTGGTTAATCTTATCAAGATAGAGTTGATGGGTTTTTTTCTGCTCCTCTGACAGCCACCGTCAGAACAGGATGCGGTGTTACCTTTTGACTTAATAATTTAAGATTTTTTTCTATTTCAGGTCTATCCATTTTAGTGGAAAGGTTATGGCGGAGCTTGCCTGCTATATAACTTCATTTGTGGTTTTTTTATATTGAGTCTTGTAAAGAATAGTGTTTAAGGATATGCAGTATGACAGCGGATGGTTGGTATTTAATTTGTTGTAAGTATGGAAGAATTAAACAGGCAGAAGCATCATTGAGTAGAATTGGTGTCAAAATATTTTGTCCTGTGATGAAGTGTGAAAAGAATAGAACGGACTCTAAAAATCCGAGATCCAGAATTGTCCCCATGTTCCCACCCTATTTATTTGTTAGTTTTAATCCTGAGTTAATTCCTTTATCTAAAATAAATACTTTGCCAGGAGTTAATTATTTTGTCAGGTTTGGTAGTGAACCGAAGCCGTTACCACAAGCCTTGATTGATGTGTTAATGATGAAGAGTTGCAGGAGTATATTTTCTGATCAGGCTATTGATTATGATGATCGGTTGGCTTGCTTTGAAGAAAAAATTAATAAAATTCAATATGGTAGAGGGCCGGAGTTGCTGGCCTTATTGCAGGATATTATTAGAGAAGAAAGTGAAAATGTATGCTTACCAGAATCGGCGCATCAATTCTCTAATATTTAATAAGTTTCTTAAGCTAAAGTTAATTAAAAAAACATTATTCTTTCTAAAGGTTATCTGGGTGTCTTACTTAATAGTTTAGTTATTATTATTACAATAACCCTTAGTTATATTTCTCCTCGCTCTTCTTTTTTAATCAAAAAAGCGCACTCTCTCTTTGAGTAAAAAGAGGGTGAGTGAGATCTATTTTATAAAAACCAGGAGGATGGGTTAGTGTTTCGATTAACGCTATCCTGTAAATAATGCCATGAGAAGAACAAAGCTTGTTGTTCAGGAAAAAAAGCAAGAGGTTTTAAGAACGTTGAATTTACTTTGTGGAGGTATGAATGAAAGTAGAGAGAAAGGACGAGGTTTTTCAAATCCTGAAACTTGGCCTAAAACCAGAGAGCTGGCAGATAGCTGTGGAGAAACGATTTACATGACACGGAATATCCTTCTTCAGCTTGTTAATGAGGGGAAAGTTATCAAACACT carries:
- a CDS encoding MFS transporter; amino-acid sequence: MSISPPDKRSVTPGKAMVAAVSGYAMDGFDLLILGFMLPAISLSLALSPSQAGSLVTWTLIGAVLGGIIFGHISDRLGRIRVLTFTILMFSVFTGLCAVAQGYWDLLAYRTLAGMGLGGEFGIGMALIAEAWPANKRNRASAWVGMGWQLGVLLAAFITPVLLEVIGWRGMFLVGLLPALASFVIRRGMGEPEAFTQHVDVNQGLSFSARIKLLFADAATTKASIGIFILCSVQNFGYYGLMIWMPSYLSSNFGFSLTKSGLWTAVTVVGMTFGIWLFGLLADRFSRWKIFLVYQFGAVVMVVVYAQLRDPGTMLFTGALMGMFVNGMIGGYGALISDTYPVKVRATAQNVLFNLGRGVGGFGPLVIGLLVSQWSFTAAITMLALIYLLDIAATLFLLPKKQGQDDVLGAIG
- a CDS encoding transcription termination/antitermination NusG family protein — its product is MTADGWYLICCKYGRIKQAEASLSRIGVKIFCPVMKCEKNRTDSKNPRSRIVPMFPPYLFVSFNPELIPLSKINTLPGVNYFVRFGSEPKPLPQALIDVLMMKSCRSIFSDQAIDYDDRLACFEEKINKIQYGRGPELLALLQDIIREESENVCLPESAHQFSNI
- a CDS encoding FaeA/PapI family transcriptional regulator, with the protein product MRRTKLVVQEKKQEVLRTLNLLCGGMNESREKGRGFSNPETWPKTRELADSCGETIYMTRNILLQLVNEGKVIKHSSPLLNSLRWYANKNDGI